Proteins from one Falco cherrug isolate bFalChe1 chromosome 7, bFalChe1.pri, whole genome shotgun sequence genomic window:
- the CHD2 gene encoding chromodomain-helicase-DNA-binding protein 2 isoform X6, whose translation MWEEYPDVYGVRRSNRSRQEPSRFNIKDEASSESENDSPKRRGQKQMKKPSKWKRDVSGEEEDEDGGEQGTSGESEPEPKKVKARRPAQRRTVAKTNVKKPHKPLRGKKRKRPDSSEDDDDDEDDETPKRQTRRRAAKNVSYKEDDDFETDSDDLIEMTGEGADEQQDNSETIEKVLDIRLGKKGATGASTTVYATEANGNPSADFDPEKDEGEVQYLIKWKGWSYIHSTWESEESLQQQKVKGLKKLENFKKKEEEIKQWLGKVSPEDVEYFNCQQELASELNKQYQIVERVIAVKTSKSATGHSDFPANSRKTSSNDPEYLCKWMGLPYAECSWEDEALISKKFQHCIDSFNNRNNSKTIPTRDCKVLKQRPRFVALKKQPPYIGGENLELRDYQLEGLNWLAHSWCKNNSVILADEMGLGKTIQTISFLSYLFHQHQLYGPFLVVVPLSTLTSWQREFEVWAPEINVVVYIGDLMSRNMIREYEWIHSQSKRLKFNALITTYEILLKDKAVLGSINWAFLGVDEAHRLKNDDSLLYKTLIDFKSNHRLLITGTPLQNSLKELWSLLHFIMPEKFEFWEDFEEDHGKGRENGYQSLHKVLEPFLLRRVKKDVEKSLPAKVEQILRVEMSALQKQYYKWILTRNYKALSKGTRGSTSGFLNIVMELKKCCNHCYLIKPPEENERENGLETLQSLIRSSGKLILLDKLLTRLRERGNRVLIFSQMVRMLDILAEYLTIKHYPFQRLDGSIKGEIRKQALDHFNADGSEDFCFLLSTRAGGLGINLASADTVVIFDSDWNPQNDLQAQARAHRIGQKKQVNIYRLVTKGTVEEEIIERAKKKMVLDHLVIQRMDTTGRTVLDNNSGRSNSNPFNKEELTAILKFGAEDLFKELEGEESEPQEMDIDEILRLAETRENEVSTSATDELLSQFKVANFATMEEEETELDERSQKDWDDIIPEEQRKKVEEEERQKELEEIYMLPRIRSSTKKAQTNDSESDAETKRRLQRSSASESETDDTDDEKRPKRRGRPRSVRKDTVEGFTDAEIRRFIKAYKKFGLPLERLECIARDAELVDKSVADLKRLGELIHNSCVSAMQEYEEQLKENPSEGKGPGKRRGPTIKISGVQVNVKSIIQHEEEFEMLHKSIPTDPEERKKYRLTCRVKAAHFDVDWGVEEDSRLLVGIYEHGYGNWELIKTDPELKLSDKILPVETDKKPQGKQLQTRVDYLLKLLKKDLDKKENMKDGEEGKLKKRKPRVKKENKAPKVKDEHGNELSSPRHSDNQSEEGEVKEDGLEKSPVKKKQKKKENKENKEKQTTTKKEKESDKEKKKTKDKKEKLKGGDAKSGSKGKRSQGPVHITAGSEPIPIGEDEDDDLDQETFSICKERMRPVKKALKQLDKPDKGLTVQEQLEHTRNCLLKIGDRISECLKAYTDQDHIKLWRRNLWIFVSKFTEFDARKLHKLYKMAHKKRSQEEEEQKKKEDMSSMKKPFRPEPSGSSRDSVMSQSHVPHNPHSQKIHLPPSHAQQQMHGHPRDNYGHPNKRHFSNTDRGEWQRDRKFSYGGNSNQMWGGERHHQYEQHWYKDHHYGDRRSRGEPHRSSGNYRPNNLSRKRPYEQYNSDRDHRGHRDYYDRHHHDSKRRRSDEFRPQNYHQQDFRRMSDHRPPMGYHGQGPSDHYRSFHTDKSGDYKQPLPPPHPAVSDPRSPPSQKSPHDSKSPLDHRSPLDRSLEQKNNPDYNWNIRKT comes from the exons CGGATTCTGATGACCTGATAGAGATGACTGGGGAAGGAGCTGATGAACAGCAAGACAACAGTGAAACTATTGAGAAAGTCTTAGACATCaggcttggaaaaaaaggag CCACTGGTGCTTCCACTACAGTGTATGCAACTGAAGCCAACGGCAACCCGAGCGCTGACTTTGATCCTGAAAAGGATGAGGGAGAAGTTCAGTACCTGATCAAATGGAAAGGCTGGTCATACATCCATAGCACATGGGAGAGTGAAgagtccctgcagcagcagaaagtgaAGGGCctgaaaaagctggaaaacttcaagaaaaaagaggaggagatcAAGCAATG GCTGGGCAAGGTATCACCTGAAGATGTAGAATATTTCAACTGCCAACAAGAGCTAGCTTCAGAGCTCAACAAACAATATCAAATTGTGGAGAGAGTAATTG CTGTGAAGACCAGCAAGTCTGCCACGGGACATTCGGATTTCCCAG CAAACAGTCGCAAAACATCCTCAAATGACCCGGAATACCTCTGTAAGTGGATGGGGCTGCCCTATGCCGAGTGCAGCTGGGAAGATGAGGCTCTGATAAGCAAGAAATTTCAGCACTGCATTGACAGCTTCAACAACCGCAACAACTCCAAAACCATTCCCACCCGGGATTGCAAG gtattgAAGCAGAGACCAAGGTTTGTTGCCTTGAAGAAACAGCCTCCTTACATTGGTGGGGAGAACCTGGAGCTGCGAGATTACCAGCTGGAGGGCCTCAACTGGCTCGCTCACTCGTGGTGCAA gAACAACAGCGTGATCCTGGCTGATGAAATGGGACTGGGCAAGACGATTCAGACAATATCATTCCTGTCGTACCTCTTCCATCAGCACCAGCTCTATGGCCCGTTCCTGGTGGTGGTGCCCTTGTCCACTCTCACCTCGTGGCAGAGGGAGTTTGAAGTGTGGGCACCTGAGATAAATGTGGTGGTTTACATCGGAGACCTCATGAGCAGGAACATG ATACGTGAATATGAGTGGATCCACTCTCAGTCTAAAAGGTTGAAATTCAATGCACTTATTACAACGTATGAGATTCTCCTGAAGGATAAG GCTGTTTTGGGAAGTATTAACTGGGCCTTTCTAGGCGTGGATGAAGCCCATCGGTTGAAAAATGATGACTCTTTGCTGTATAAAACATTGATTGATTTCAAGTCCAACCACAGGCTGCTGATTACCGGTACCCCACTTCAAAATTCACTCAAAGAGCTCTGGTCCCTGCTGCATTTCATCATGCCAGAGAA GTTTGAGTTCTGGGAGGATTTTGAAGAGGACCACGGGAAAGGTAGAGAGAATGGCTACCAGAGCCTTCACAAGGTCCTGGAACCATTTCTCCTACGCAGAGTGAAGAAGGATGTGGAGAAATCTTTGCCAGCCAAAGTGGAGCAGATCCTCCGGGTGGAAATGtctgctttgcagaagcagtATTACAA GTGGATTTTGACACGAAACTACAAAGCTCTTTCAAAGGGAACGAGAGGGAGCACATCTGGTTTCCTGAACATTGTGATGGAATTGAAAAAGTGCTGCAACCATTGCTACCTTATTAAACCTCCTGAGGAAAACGAGAGAGAGAATGGCCTTGAGACCCTGCAG TCTCTGATCAGGAGCAGTGGAAAGCTAATTCTTTTGGACAAGCTGCTGACCAGGCTGCGGGAGAGAGGCAACAGAGTGCTGATCTTCTCCCAGATGGTGAGGATGCTGGACATCTTGGCAGAGTACCTGACTATCAAACACTACCCTTTTCAG CGCTTGGACGGCTCGATCAAAGGGGAGATCCGAAAGCAGGCTCTGGACCACTTCAACGCTGACGGCTCTGAG GACTTCTGTTTCTTGTTGTCAACGCgagctggagggctgggaaTTAATCTGGCCTCTGCTGATACTGTTGTTATCTTTGACTCGGACTGGAACCCCCAAAATGATCTTCAGGCTCAGGCTCGGGCTCACCGGATTGGACAAAAGAAGCAG GTTAATATTTACCGCCTGGTCACAAAGGGTACAGTAGAGGAGGAAATCATTGAGAGGGCCAAGAAGAAAATGGTGCTGGATCACTTGGTGATCCAGCGTATGGACACCACTGGCCGGACCGTTCTGGACAACAACTCTGGACGATCAAA CTCCAATCCTTTCAACAAAGAGGAGCTGACAGCTATTCTGAAGTTTGGAGCTGAAGATCTCTTCAAGGAGCTTGAAGGGGAAGAGTCAGAGCCTCAG GAGATGGACATTGATGAGATTTTACGTCTGGCTGAAACACGAGAGAATGAGGTGTCCACCAGTGCTACTGACGAGCTTCTTTCTCAGTTTAAG GTGGCCAACTTTGCAACcatggaggaggaagagacagAGTTGGACGAGCGGTCGCAAAAGGACTGGGATGATATCATTCcagaggagcagaggaaaaaggtggaggaggaagaaaggcagaaagaattGGAGGAAATCTACATGCTGCCTCGAATCCGGAGCTCGACTAAAAAG GCTCAGACGAATGACAGTGAATCAGATGCAGAAACTAAGAGAAGGCTTCAGAGGTCATCTGCATCAGAAAGTGAGACGGACGATACTGATgatgagaagagaccaaagcGCAGGGGGCGTCCTCGGAGTGTTAGAAAAGATACTGTGGAAGGATTTACTGATGCTGAGATCAGGAG gtTTATCAAGGCTTACAAGAAGTTTGGACTGCCTCTTGAACG GCTGGAGTGTATTGCCCGGGATGCTGAGCTGGTGGATAAGTCTGTGGCTGATCTGAAACGGTTAGGAGAACTCATCCACAATAGCTGTGTGTCAGCAATGCAAGAatatgaggagcagctgaaagaaaacccCAGTGAAG GGAAAGGACCTGGTAAAAGAAGAGGTCCTACTATCAAGATTTCTGGTGTCCAAGTCAATGTGAAATCCATCATCCAGCATGAAGAGGAGTTTGAAATGCTGCATAAATCCATTCCCACAGAcccagaggaaaggaagaa GTACCGCCTGACCTGCCGTGTCAAAGCTGCCCATTTTGATGTAGACTGGGGAGTGGAGGAGGATTCACGCTTGTTAGTGGGAATTTACGAGCATGGCTATGGAAACTGGGAGCTAATTAAAACAGATCCGGAACTGAAGTTATCTGATAAG ATCCTGCCTGTTGAGACAGATAAGAAACCTCAGGGAAAACAGCTCCAGACCCGAGTTGATTATCTActgaaactgctgaagaaagatctggacaagaaagaaaacatgaaagatgGGGAAGAG GGCAAGCTAAAGAAGAGGAAACCACGAgtaaagaaagagaacaagGCTCCCAAAGTCAAAGATGAGCATGGGAATGAACTCTCCTCTCCTCGGCACTCAGACAACCAGTCAGAAGAGGGTGAGGTCAAG GAGGATGGCTTGGAAAAGAGCccagtgaaaaagaaacagaagaagaaagagaacaaagagaACAAGGAAAAACAGACTACCActaagaaggaaaaggaaagcgataaagaaaaaaagaagacaaaagacaagaaagaaaag CTTAAAGGTGGTGACGCTAAATCTGGAAGTAAAGGGAAGAGATCGCAAGGTCCTGTCCACATTACCGCTGGGAGTGAACCGATCCCCATTGGAGAAGATGAGGATGATGATCTGGACCAAGAAACATTCAGCATA TGCAAGGAAAGGATGAGACCAGTCAAAAAAGCACTGAAGCAACTCGATAAGCCTGATAAGGGACTGACAGTTCAAGAACAGCTGGAGCACACACGCAACTGCCTCCTAAAAATTGGAGACCGCATCTCTGAGTGCCTTAAAGCCTACACTGACCAGGATCATATCAAGCTATGGAGAAG GAACCTATGGATATTTGTGTCAAAATTCACAGAATTTGATGCCAGAAAACTGCACAAACTCTACAAGATGGCTCATAAGAAAAGATCGCAGGAAGAGGAG GAacagaagaagaaggaggacaTGTCCAGCATGAAGAAGCCATTCCGCCCAGAGCCTTCAGGCTCCAGCCGCGATTCTGTGATGTCCCAGTCTCACGTGCCTCACAATCCTCATTCCCAGAAGATCCACCTGCCCCCTTCCCATGCCCAGCAGCAGATGCACGGGCACCCACGTGACAACTATGGCCATCCAAACAAGAGACATTTCAGCAATACAG ACCGAGGAGAATGGCAGAGGGATCGAAAGTTCAGCTACGGTGGCAACAGCAACCAGATGTGGGGTGGGGAGCGGCATCACCAGTATGAGCAGCACTGGTACAAGGACCACCACTATGGGGATCGGCGATCTCGTGGAGAACCCCACCGGAGCTCTGGGAACTACAGACCAAATAACCTCTCCCGCAAGAGGCCATACGAACAGTACAACAGTGACCGAGACCACAGAGGCCATCGAGATTATTACGACAG acACCATCACGATTCTAAGCGTCGACGATCCGATGAGTTCAGGCCTCAGAACTACCACCAGCAGGATTTCCGACGGATGTCAGATCACAGGCCACCCATGGGATACCATGGCCAGGGACCTTCGGACCACTACCGGTCCTTCCACACAGACAAATCGGGAGATTACAAACAGCCTCTCCCTCCACCTCACCCTGCAGTATCGGACCCTCGCTCACCCCCCTCTCAGAAATCCCCTCACGATTCCAAGTCACCTCTCGATCACAGGTCACCTTTGGATAGGTCattagaacagaaaaacaatccAGATTATAACTGGAACATTCGGAAGACATAA
- the CHD2 gene encoding chromodomain-helicase-DNA-binding protein 2 isoform X8, which translates to MSHPPPTSTADPSALLGAQASSESENDSPKRRGQKQMKKPKWKRDVSGEEEDEDGGEQGTSGESEPEPKKVKARRPAQRRTVAKTNVKKPHKPLRGKKRKRPDSSEDDDDDEDDETPKRQTRRRAAKNVSYKEDDDFETDSDDLIEMTGEGADEQQDNSETIEKVLDIRLGKKGATGASTTVYATEANGNPSADFDPEKDEGEVQYLIKWKGWSYIHSTWESEESLQQQKVKGLKKLENFKKKEEEIKQWLGKVSPEDVEYFNCQQELASELNKQYQIVERVIAVKTSKSATGHSDFPANSRKTSSNDPEYLCKWMGLPYAECSWEDEALISKKFQHCIDSFNNRNNSKTIPTRDCKVLKQRPRFVALKKQPPYIGGENLELRDYQLEGLNWLAHSWCKNNSVILADEMGLGKTIQTISFLSYLFHQHQLYGPFLVVVPLSTLTSWQREFEVWAPEINVVVYIGDLMSRNMIREYEWIHSQSKRLKFNALITTYEILLKDKAVLGSINWAFLGVDEAHRLKNDDSLLYKTLIDFKSNHRLLITGTPLQNSLKELWSLLHFIMPEKFEFWEDFEEDHGKGRENGYQSLHKVLEPFLLRRVKKDVEKSLPAKVEQILRVEMSALQKQYYKWILTRNYKALSKGTRGSTSGFLNIVMELKKCCNHCYLIKPPEENERENGLETLQSLIRSSGKLILLDKLLTRLRERGNRVLIFSQMVRMLDILAEYLTIKHYPFQRLDGSIKGEIRKQALDHFNADGSEDFCFLLSTRAGGLGINLASADTVVIFDSDWNPQNDLQAQARAHRIGQKKQVNIYRLVTKGTVEEEIIERAKKKMVLDHLVIQRMDTTGRTVLDNNSGRSNSNPFNKEELTAILKFGAEDLFKELEGEESEPQEMDIDEILRLAETRENEVSTSATDELLSQFKVANFATMEEEETELDERSQKDWDDIIPEEQRKKVEEEERQKELEEIYMLPRIRSSTKKAQTNDSESDAETKRRLQRSSASESETDDTDDEKRPKRRGRPRSVRKDTVEGFTDAEIRRFIKAYKKFGLPLERLECIARDAELVDKSVADLKRLGELIHNSCVSAMQEYEEQLKENPSEGKGPGKRRGPTIKISGVQVNVKSIIQHEEEFEMLHKSIPTDPEERKKYRLTCRVKAAHFDVDWGVEEDSRLLVGIYEHGYGNWELIKTDPELKLSDKILPVETDKKPQGKQLQTRVDYLLKLLKKDLDKKENMKDGEEGKLKKRKPRVKKENKAPKVKDEHGNELSSPRHSDNQSEEGEVKEDGLEKSPVKKKQKKKENKENKEKQTTTKKEKESDKEKKKTKDKKEKLKGGDAKSGSKGKRSQGPVHITAGSEPIPIGEDEDDDLDQETFSICKERMRPVKKALKQLDKPDKGLTVQEQLEHTRNCLLKIGDRISECLKAYTDQDHIKLWRRNLWIFVSKFTEFDARKLHKLYKMAHKKRSQEEEEQKKKEDMSSMKKPFRPEPSGSSRDSVMSQSHVPHNPHSQKIHLPPSHAQQQMHGHPRDNYGHPNKRHFSNTDRGEWQRDRKFSYGGNSNQMWGGERHHQYEQHWYKDHHYGDRRSRGEPHRSSGNYRPNNLSRKRPYEQYNSDRDHRGHRDYYDRHHHDSKRRRSDEFRPQNYHQQDFRRMSDHRPPMGYHGQGPSDHYRSFHTDKSGDYKQPLPPPHPAVSDPRSPPSQKSPHDSKSPLDHRSPLDRSLEQKNNPDYNWNIRKT; encoded by the exons CGGATTCTGATGACCTGATAGAGATGACTGGGGAAGGAGCTGATGAACAGCAAGACAACAGTGAAACTATTGAGAAAGTCTTAGACATCaggcttggaaaaaaaggag CCACTGGTGCTTCCACTACAGTGTATGCAACTGAAGCCAACGGCAACCCGAGCGCTGACTTTGATCCTGAAAAGGATGAGGGAGAAGTTCAGTACCTGATCAAATGGAAAGGCTGGTCATACATCCATAGCACATGGGAGAGTGAAgagtccctgcagcagcagaaagtgaAGGGCctgaaaaagctggaaaacttcaagaaaaaagaggaggagatcAAGCAATG GCTGGGCAAGGTATCACCTGAAGATGTAGAATATTTCAACTGCCAACAAGAGCTAGCTTCAGAGCTCAACAAACAATATCAAATTGTGGAGAGAGTAATTG CTGTGAAGACCAGCAAGTCTGCCACGGGACATTCGGATTTCCCAG CAAACAGTCGCAAAACATCCTCAAATGACCCGGAATACCTCTGTAAGTGGATGGGGCTGCCCTATGCCGAGTGCAGCTGGGAAGATGAGGCTCTGATAAGCAAGAAATTTCAGCACTGCATTGACAGCTTCAACAACCGCAACAACTCCAAAACCATTCCCACCCGGGATTGCAAG gtattgAAGCAGAGACCAAGGTTTGTTGCCTTGAAGAAACAGCCTCCTTACATTGGTGGGGAGAACCTGGAGCTGCGAGATTACCAGCTGGAGGGCCTCAACTGGCTCGCTCACTCGTGGTGCAA gAACAACAGCGTGATCCTGGCTGATGAAATGGGACTGGGCAAGACGATTCAGACAATATCATTCCTGTCGTACCTCTTCCATCAGCACCAGCTCTATGGCCCGTTCCTGGTGGTGGTGCCCTTGTCCACTCTCACCTCGTGGCAGAGGGAGTTTGAAGTGTGGGCACCTGAGATAAATGTGGTGGTTTACATCGGAGACCTCATGAGCAGGAACATG ATACGTGAATATGAGTGGATCCACTCTCAGTCTAAAAGGTTGAAATTCAATGCACTTATTACAACGTATGAGATTCTCCTGAAGGATAAG GCTGTTTTGGGAAGTATTAACTGGGCCTTTCTAGGCGTGGATGAAGCCCATCGGTTGAAAAATGATGACTCTTTGCTGTATAAAACATTGATTGATTTCAAGTCCAACCACAGGCTGCTGATTACCGGTACCCCACTTCAAAATTCACTCAAAGAGCTCTGGTCCCTGCTGCATTTCATCATGCCAGAGAA GTTTGAGTTCTGGGAGGATTTTGAAGAGGACCACGGGAAAGGTAGAGAGAATGGCTACCAGAGCCTTCACAAGGTCCTGGAACCATTTCTCCTACGCAGAGTGAAGAAGGATGTGGAGAAATCTTTGCCAGCCAAAGTGGAGCAGATCCTCCGGGTGGAAATGtctgctttgcagaagcagtATTACAA GTGGATTTTGACACGAAACTACAAAGCTCTTTCAAAGGGAACGAGAGGGAGCACATCTGGTTTCCTGAACATTGTGATGGAATTGAAAAAGTGCTGCAACCATTGCTACCTTATTAAACCTCCTGAGGAAAACGAGAGAGAGAATGGCCTTGAGACCCTGCAG TCTCTGATCAGGAGCAGTGGAAAGCTAATTCTTTTGGACAAGCTGCTGACCAGGCTGCGGGAGAGAGGCAACAGAGTGCTGATCTTCTCCCAGATGGTGAGGATGCTGGACATCTTGGCAGAGTACCTGACTATCAAACACTACCCTTTTCAG CGCTTGGACGGCTCGATCAAAGGGGAGATCCGAAAGCAGGCTCTGGACCACTTCAACGCTGACGGCTCTGAG GACTTCTGTTTCTTGTTGTCAACGCgagctggagggctgggaaTTAATCTGGCCTCTGCTGATACTGTTGTTATCTTTGACTCGGACTGGAACCCCCAAAATGATCTTCAGGCTCAGGCTCGGGCTCACCGGATTGGACAAAAGAAGCAG GTTAATATTTACCGCCTGGTCACAAAGGGTACAGTAGAGGAGGAAATCATTGAGAGGGCCAAGAAGAAAATGGTGCTGGATCACTTGGTGATCCAGCGTATGGACACCACTGGCCGGACCGTTCTGGACAACAACTCTGGACGATCAAA CTCCAATCCTTTCAACAAAGAGGAGCTGACAGCTATTCTGAAGTTTGGAGCTGAAGATCTCTTCAAGGAGCTTGAAGGGGAAGAGTCAGAGCCTCAG GAGATGGACATTGATGAGATTTTACGTCTGGCTGAAACACGAGAGAATGAGGTGTCCACCAGTGCTACTGACGAGCTTCTTTCTCAGTTTAAG GTGGCCAACTTTGCAACcatggaggaggaagagacagAGTTGGACGAGCGGTCGCAAAAGGACTGGGATGATATCATTCcagaggagcagaggaaaaaggtggaggaggaagaaaggcagaaagaattGGAGGAAATCTACATGCTGCCTCGAATCCGGAGCTCGACTAAAAAG GCTCAGACGAATGACAGTGAATCAGATGCAGAAACTAAGAGAAGGCTTCAGAGGTCATCTGCATCAGAAAGTGAGACGGACGATACTGATgatgagaagagaccaaagcGCAGGGGGCGTCCTCGGAGTGTTAGAAAAGATACTGTGGAAGGATTTACTGATGCTGAGATCAGGAG gtTTATCAAGGCTTACAAGAAGTTTGGACTGCCTCTTGAACG GCTGGAGTGTATTGCCCGGGATGCTGAGCTGGTGGATAAGTCTGTGGCTGATCTGAAACGGTTAGGAGAACTCATCCACAATAGCTGTGTGTCAGCAATGCAAGAatatgaggagcagctgaaagaaaacccCAGTGAAG GGAAAGGACCTGGTAAAAGAAGAGGTCCTACTATCAAGATTTCTGGTGTCCAAGTCAATGTGAAATCCATCATCCAGCATGAAGAGGAGTTTGAAATGCTGCATAAATCCATTCCCACAGAcccagaggaaaggaagaa GTACCGCCTGACCTGCCGTGTCAAAGCTGCCCATTTTGATGTAGACTGGGGAGTGGAGGAGGATTCACGCTTGTTAGTGGGAATTTACGAGCATGGCTATGGAAACTGGGAGCTAATTAAAACAGATCCGGAACTGAAGTTATCTGATAAG ATCCTGCCTGTTGAGACAGATAAGAAACCTCAGGGAAAACAGCTCCAGACCCGAGTTGATTATCTActgaaactgctgaagaaagatctggacaagaaagaaaacatgaaagatgGGGAAGAG GGCAAGCTAAAGAAGAGGAAACCACGAgtaaagaaagagaacaagGCTCCCAAAGTCAAAGATGAGCATGGGAATGAACTCTCCTCTCCTCGGCACTCAGACAACCAGTCAGAAGAGGGTGAGGTCAAG GAGGATGGCTTGGAAAAGAGCccagtgaaaaagaaacagaagaagaaagagaacaaagagaACAAGGAAAAACAGACTACCActaagaaggaaaaggaaagcgataaagaaaaaaagaagacaaaagacaagaaagaaaag CTTAAAGGTGGTGACGCTAAATCTGGAAGTAAAGGGAAGAGATCGCAAGGTCCTGTCCACATTACCGCTGGGAGTGAACCGATCCCCATTGGAGAAGATGAGGATGATGATCTGGACCAAGAAACATTCAGCATA TGCAAGGAAAGGATGAGACCAGTCAAAAAAGCACTGAAGCAACTCGATAAGCCTGATAAGGGACTGACAGTTCAAGAACAGCTGGAGCACACACGCAACTGCCTCCTAAAAATTGGAGACCGCATCTCTGAGTGCCTTAAAGCCTACACTGACCAGGATCATATCAAGCTATGGAGAAG GAACCTATGGATATTTGTGTCAAAATTCACAGAATTTGATGCCAGAAAACTGCACAAACTCTACAAGATGGCTCATAAGAAAAGATCGCAGGAAGAGGAG GAacagaagaagaaggaggacaTGTCCAGCATGAAGAAGCCATTCCGCCCAGAGCCTTCAGGCTCCAGCCGCGATTCTGTGATGTCCCAGTCTCACGTGCCTCACAATCCTCATTCCCAGAAGATCCACCTGCCCCCTTCCCATGCCCAGCAGCAGATGCACGGGCACCCACGTGACAACTATGGCCATCCAAACAAGAGACATTTCAGCAATACAG ACCGAGGAGAATGGCAGAGGGATCGAAAGTTCAGCTACGGTGGCAACAGCAACCAGATGTGGGGTGGGGAGCGGCATCACCAGTATGAGCAGCACTGGTACAAGGACCACCACTATGGGGATCGGCGATCTCGTGGAGAACCCCACCGGAGCTCTGGGAACTACAGACCAAATAACCTCTCCCGCAAGAGGCCATACGAACAGTACAACAGTGACCGAGACCACAGAGGCCATCGAGATTATTACGACAG acACCATCACGATTCTAAGCGTCGACGATCCGATGAGTTCAGGCCTCAGAACTACCACCAGCAGGATTTCCGACGGATGTCAGATCACAGGCCACCCATGGGATACCATGGCCAGGGACCTTCGGACCACTACCGGTCCTTCCACACAGACAAATCGGGAGATTACAAACAGCCTCTCCCTCCACCTCACCCTGCAGTATCGGACCCTCGCTCACCCCCCTCTCAGAAATCCCCTCACGATTCCAAGTCACCTCTCGATCACAGGTCACCTTTGGATAGGTCattagaacagaaaaacaatccAGATTATAACTGGAACATTCGGAAGACATAA